From Mycolicibacterium nivoides, a single genomic window includes:
- a CDS encoding SDR family oxidoreductase, whose protein sequence is MEPVQKVVIITGAGSGIGRATARVLLDAGHRVVLVGRRSEPLVSVADGNPNARVVPTDVTDSASVQALFVDVVAAFGRVDVLFNNAGVFGPSASILDIDDQQWHSTWRTNVDGAVFCAREAARVMAAQSPRGGRIINNGSISAHRPRPNSLAYTVTKHAMSGLTASMLLDLRDLDICVTQIDIGNAATDMTAGFSHQTLQADGSLAAEPTFDVEHVARAVAHLVDLPLEVSVPSLTVMARAMPYFGRG, encoded by the coding sequence ATCGAACCCGTGCAGAAAGTCGTGATCATCACGGGCGCGGGCAGTGGCATCGGCCGCGCGACGGCCCGCGTTCTGTTGGATGCGGGGCATCGGGTGGTGCTGGTGGGTCGCCGGTCCGAACCGCTGGTGTCTGTTGCCGACGGGAACCCGAACGCCCGTGTTGTCCCGACGGATGTCACGGATTCCGCCTCGGTGCAGGCGCTGTTCGTCGATGTGGTCGCCGCGTTCGGGCGCGTCGATGTGCTGTTCAACAACGCGGGTGTGTTCGGTCCGTCGGCGTCGATCCTCGACATCGACGACCAGCAGTGGCACTCCACGTGGCGCACCAACGTCGACGGCGCGGTGTTCTGCGCCAGGGAAGCCGCGCGCGTCATGGCCGCCCAGTCACCCAGGGGCGGGCGGATCATCAACAACGGATCGATCTCCGCGCACCGGCCTCGCCCCAACAGCCTGGCCTACACCGTCACCAAACACGCGATGAGCGGGTTGACCGCGTCGATGTTGTTGGACCTACGCGATCTCGACATCTGCGTCACGCAGATCGATATCGGCAATGCCGCCACGGACATGACCGCCGGATTCAGTCACCAGACCTTGCAGGCCGACGGAAGTCTGGCGGCCGAGCCGACGTTCGACGTCGAGCATGTGGCCCGCGCCGTAGCGCATCTCGTCGACCTGCCGCTGGAGGTGTCGGTCCCGTCGCTGACCGTGATGGCCCGGGCCATGCCGTACTTCGGCCGCGGCTGA
- a CDS encoding DHA2 family efflux MFS transporter permease subunit, whose product MMTGPSTGEIAARPRTQSSANVIIGLLVGSAFVMILNETIMSVALPALIVDLDISASTAQWLTSGFLLTMAVVIPMSGSLLQRFPVRSIYLASMTLFCTGTLVAALAPGFAVLLAGRIVQACGTAVMMPLLMTTVMTLIPAERRGQMMGTISIVIAVAPAIGPTLSGFILRSLDWRWMFWIVLPIALVALSAGLAWLRVDDERQEPTPIDPVSVPLSAIAFAGLVFGLSLMGESAHGRQGIPAWVPMAIGAVAMALFGARQIQLQRRDRAFLDLRPFTYRRFSVSLGLVVLGFMGLFGAIIMVPLYVQDVLGQSALVAGLTSLPGGLLMGVAGPLVGRAYDRHGARVLVVPGSLMLCVALWGFTTLSAVSPVWELVVLQTIMMVGLSMMFTPLMTDALSVLPDRLYSHGSAILTTLQQVGGAAGTALFVTVMTKASQSGGAPDLPGVHAAFMAAAVISVIAVATAFFTAPRPSPAGGSPTH is encoded by the coding sequence ATGATGACGGGCCCGAGCACAGGGGAGATCGCGGCGCGGCCGCGTACCCAGTCGAGCGCGAACGTCATCATCGGGCTGCTGGTCGGTTCGGCGTTCGTGATGATCCTGAACGAGACGATCATGAGCGTCGCGCTGCCCGCCCTGATCGTCGATCTGGACATTTCGGCGAGCACGGCGCAATGGCTGACCAGTGGCTTCCTGTTGACGATGGCTGTCGTCATCCCGATGTCCGGTTCGCTGTTGCAGCGCTTCCCGGTGCGGAGCATCTACCTGGCGTCGATGACGTTGTTCTGCACCGGCACGCTGGTGGCCGCGCTGGCGCCGGGGTTCGCGGTTCTGCTGGCGGGACGGATCGTGCAGGCGTGCGGTACCGCCGTGATGATGCCGCTGCTGATGACGACGGTCATGACGTTGATCCCCGCCGAGCGGCGCGGGCAGATGATGGGCACGATCTCGATCGTCATCGCCGTCGCCCCGGCGATCGGGCCGACCCTGTCCGGGTTCATTCTGCGCTCGCTCGACTGGCGGTGGATGTTCTGGATCGTGCTGCCCATCGCACTGGTGGCGCTCAGCGCCGGTCTCGCCTGGCTGCGGGTCGACGATGAGCGGCAGGAGCCGACGCCGATCGATCCCGTCTCGGTACCGTTGTCGGCTATTGCGTTCGCGGGCTTGGTGTTCGGGCTGTCGCTGATGGGCGAATCCGCCCACGGCCGGCAGGGGATACCCGCGTGGGTGCCGATGGCGATCGGCGCGGTGGCGATGGCCCTGTTCGGCGCGCGGCAGATACAGCTGCAGCGGCGCGACCGCGCGTTCCTCGACCTTCGGCCGTTCACCTATCGGCGGTTCTCGGTGTCGCTTGGCCTGGTGGTCCTCGGCTTCATGGGGCTGTTCGGCGCCATCATCATGGTGCCGCTGTATGTGCAGGACGTGCTGGGGCAGAGCGCGTTGGTCGCCGGATTGACGAGCTTGCCGGGCGGACTTCTGATGGGCGTGGCGGGTCCACTGGTCGGCCGGGCCTACGACCGGCACGGCGCCAGGGTGCTGGTTGTGCCCGGGTCGTTGATGCTGTGCGTGGCGCTGTGGGGATTCACCACGCTGTCGGCGGTGTCGCCGGTCTGGGAGCTGGTTGTCCTGCAGACGATCATGATGGTGGGGTTGTCGATGATGTTCACCCCGTTGATGACTGACGCGCTCAGCGTTCTGCCCGACCGGCTCTATTCACATGGCAGCGCCATCCTCACGACACTGCAACAGGTCGGGGGCGCGGCCGGTACGGCCCTGTTCGTGACGGTCATGACCAAGGCGTCGCAATCAGGCGGGGCCCCTGATCTGCCCGGTGTGCATGCGGCATTCATGGCCGCGGCGGTGATCAGCGTGATTGCCGTGGCCACGGCGTTCTTCACCGCGCCGCGCCCGAGTCCCGCGGGCGGTTCCCCGACGCACTGA
- a CDS encoding DUF3298 domain-containing protein has translation MSDTPVVRRLAAAAIIVSMSSMGTACASDNAEPGQTTTMSATATADATPFAGFVESLDGTAGTVTYKAELPQLKGGDATVRDKFNAGMRAALDDYLKPTDDNVPVTVAPGVLNEDDRSEVSHIGTGAVAGVLLLNIFVDHAAHPFNAVATTVIDAHTAEPIMITDLFADQTAGLTALVDGVKSAMATDEKLANQSAPEPVADQLANWLPDDDGLVVYIPVAHVLGDYYPVTVSWDTLTGVLAPGMREKLTK, from the coding sequence ATGAGCGACACACCGGTGGTACGCAGGCTGGCGGCGGCAGCGATCATCGTGTCGATGTCCAGCATGGGGACGGCATGCGCGTCAGACAATGCCGAGCCCGGGCAGACGACGACCATGAGCGCAACTGCGACCGCCGACGCCACGCCGTTCGCTGGTTTCGTCGAATCCCTCGACGGCACCGCGGGAACGGTCACCTACAAGGCGGAGCTTCCCCAACTGAAAGGCGGGGACGCCACGGTCCGCGACAAGTTCAACGCCGGGATGCGTGCCGCCCTCGACGACTACCTCAAGCCCACCGACGACAACGTCCCGGTGACCGTCGCGCCCGGGGTGCTCAACGAGGACGACCGCAGCGAGGTGAGCCACATCGGCACCGGTGCGGTGGCCGGTGTGCTGCTGCTCAACATCTTCGTCGACCACGCGGCGCATCCGTTCAACGCCGTCGCGACCACGGTGATCGATGCCCACACCGCCGAACCGATCATGATCACCGACCTGTTCGCCGACCAGACCGCCGGGTTGACCGCGCTGGTCGATGGGGTCAAGTCCGCGATGGCGACCGACGAGAAGCTGGCCAACCAGTCTGCGCCCGAACCGGTTGCGGATCAGCTCGCCAACTGGCTGCCCGACGACGACGGACTGGTCGTCTACATCCCGGTCGCCCACGTGCTCGGCGACTACTACCCGGTCACGGTGAGCTGGGACACTCTTACCGGCGTTCTCGCGCCTGGGATGCGGGAAAAACTCACGAAGTGA
- a CDS encoding FAD-binding oxidoreductase: protein MTLTDLPHEGLDDALEGLRAHVAAPVALPGEAGYERATPWNVAATVEPAAVVLATSAYDIANTVGFAAARGYRVSVQATGHGALSVASDTILVLTSGMTDVTVDPVARTARVAAGATWQHVLDAAAPHGLAGLCGSSPRVGVVGFLTGAGIGPLVRSVGLSSDYVRSFELVTGAGELLRATPEENAELFWGLRGGKATLGIVTAVEIELLPIPEFYGGAVYFDGADAAVVLREWARWCADLPESISTSIALLQLPPLPGIPEPLAGRFTVAVRYAAIGDFAEAERVLAPMRAVATPVLDTVAVMPYAAIGAVHADPVDPMPIYEHHTLLRELTPQTVEVLLDAAGPDSGSVQTIVEVRMLGGALEREAQHRSAFCHRDAAFSVAVIGVLAPPVAELVVPQAGALIVALSQWSSGGQIANFAPSEDPGRAVRVYDEETRHWLAALAERHDPAGVFRCGQVVRLVR, encoded by the coding sequence ATGACCCTGACCGACCTTCCACACGAGGGCCTGGACGACGCGCTGGAGGGGCTGCGTGCCCACGTCGCCGCCCCCGTCGCTCTGCCGGGAGAGGCCGGCTACGAGCGCGCCACCCCGTGGAATGTGGCGGCCACCGTGGAGCCCGCCGCGGTGGTGCTGGCGACATCCGCCTACGACATCGCCAACACCGTGGGCTTCGCCGCCGCCCGGGGATACCGCGTGAGCGTCCAGGCCACCGGCCACGGTGCCCTGTCCGTCGCCTCCGACACGATCCTGGTGCTGACCTCCGGCATGACCGACGTCACCGTGGATCCGGTGGCCCGCACCGCGCGGGTGGCGGCCGGGGCGACGTGGCAGCACGTGCTCGACGCTGCGGCGCCGCACGGACTGGCCGGGCTGTGTGGATCCTCGCCTCGGGTCGGCGTCGTGGGATTCCTGACCGGTGCAGGGATCGGGCCGCTGGTGCGCAGTGTGGGGTTGTCGTCGGACTACGTGCGGTCCTTCGAGTTGGTCACCGGCGCGGGGGAGTTGCTGCGCGCCACCCCGGAGGAGAACGCCGAGCTGTTCTGGGGACTGCGCGGCGGCAAAGCGACGCTGGGCATCGTCACCGCTGTGGAGATCGAATTGCTGCCGATCCCTGAGTTCTACGGCGGTGCGGTGTATTTCGACGGTGCGGATGCCGCAGTGGTACTGCGTGAGTGGGCCCGCTGGTGTGCCGATCTGCCCGAGTCGATCTCGACTTCGATCGCGCTGCTGCAGCTTCCGCCGCTGCCCGGAATTCCGGAGCCGCTGGCCGGCCGGTTCACCGTCGCGGTGCGCTATGCCGCCATCGGTGACTTCGCCGAAGCTGAACGCGTTTTGGCGCCGATGCGTGCGGTCGCCACCCCGGTGCTCGACACCGTCGCGGTGATGCCTTATGCCGCAATCGGTGCGGTACATGCCGATCCGGTCGACCCGATGCCGATCTACGAACACCACACGCTGTTGCGGGAATTGACCCCGCAGACGGTGGAGGTGCTGCTGGATGCGGCCGGCCCGGATTCGGGCTCGGTGCAGACGATCGTCGAAGTCCGGATGCTCGGTGGGGCACTGGAGCGTGAGGCGCAACACCGCAGCGCGTTCTGCCACCGCGACGCCGCCTTCTCGGTGGCCGTTATCGGGGTTCTGGCGCCCCCGGTCGCCGAGCTTGTGGTGCCGCAGGCCGGCGCGCTCATCGTGGCGCTGTCGCAATGGTCCAGCGGCGGTCAGATCGCCAACTTCGCTCCCTCCGAGGACCCGGGGCGGGCCGTGCGGGTCTACGACGAGGAAACCCGGCACTGGCTCGCCGCGCTGGCCGAGCGGCACGATCCGGCAGGGGTGTTCCGGTGCGGTCAGGTGGTGCGTCTCGTGCGCTGA